A genomic stretch from Corynebacterium terpenotabidum Y-11 includes:
- a CDS encoding DEAD/DEAH box helicase, whose amino-acid sequence MTEHQVHLLWLAGQGLHLWVERVDGHAVVVDPAEVGDSDLAEPLKQLVGARALRRREGMQVATPRGIVRTLPLHTQAWIPEQSLEVFAYLSAYLRAAAPTVDPERTGLSAETVWLVRLYEFLLDVVTSGRVMMKLQFADGRWFPVWCVASSGVHNRILADFGNHAPVVLTLNGGPDVVRRAADELVHWMCVGLLRDRAARSGIQWENHFVTALATGDADRRLTPLVADGLAAWRRSAREEATRMVLTLQEPSGVASETPPPGSGVSAEPRCWRLGVRLSADDAPAAEIPAAGADEEVTRLLRRGVDTALRAWPLLREAATPLEGWLRTGVWFPEPESLTGHPAQDRALAFALTMSEVEQLLTDGVAALAAAGVEVLVPRGWSTVRPRVRVRIAPVGSGPAEGRMGMDQILSFDWGISVDGEELSPLQKHDLLTSARSVVEVKGRYVRLDGDSLSRARSYFRTVTEAQRAAEQAASDRDAAGVDEDALHPLVTLGDLLSAELAASDRPWDTDEELEIDADGWVGRMLAAQHPGSTSGDMPVLGPPERVDVPSTVRVTLREHQQRGLNWLVWMFRHRLGAILADDMGLGKTLQVLALLAWERAHDETTGPTLVVAPTSVLDAWTSEVSRHVPDLRVLVDHGSAKVADEEFPDAVGKVDLVVTSYGTVGRNPGRYGQVRWGRVVADEAQNIKNPGTAQSRAVRALAADHRIALSGTPVENRLSELHTLMDFCNPGMLGSTKAFHNAIGSKIERDRDPEDVERLRRLVDPFILRRVKTDESLDLGLPEKREFTDRVPLTDEQAALYEAYTADINERLSNSRTERRAGLVLTALTHFKEICNHPAHFSGDGSGLKKDGRHRSGKVERLFRIISAAIAEGRSVLVFTQFPSFGRMLIPDLEHDFGITVPMLHGGLSRTARTRMVADFQESTGPTVMILSTRAGGTGITLTRASVVVHVDRWWNPAVEDQATDRAYRIGQGQDVRVHKLIAVGTLDERINDILGAKRDLAGDVVSAGESWLTRMDDASLKDLWRLNRATTDRRFGGREGEDALAEAMAQIAANWAEFQEDLARRHGGRDAATDGEDDHDGQ is encoded by the coding sequence GTGACTGAACACCAGGTACATCTGCTGTGGCTCGCTGGCCAGGGGCTCCACCTCTGGGTCGAGCGGGTGGATGGTCACGCCGTGGTCGTTGACCCGGCCGAGGTCGGTGACAGTGACCTCGCTGAACCCCTGAAGCAGCTGGTCGGTGCGCGGGCGTTGCGGCGCCGGGAGGGCATGCAGGTCGCCACTCCCCGGGGCATCGTCAGGACGCTCCCGCTCCACACCCAGGCGTGGATCCCGGAACAGTCCCTGGAGGTGTTCGCGTACCTGTCGGCGTACCTCAGGGCAGCGGCGCCGACAGTGGACCCGGAGCGGACCGGGTTGAGTGCGGAGACGGTCTGGCTGGTGCGTCTCTACGAATTCCTCCTGGATGTCGTCACGTCCGGGCGGGTGATGATGAAGCTCCAGTTCGCCGACGGCCGGTGGTTCCCGGTGTGGTGCGTGGCATCCTCCGGGGTGCACAACCGGATCCTCGCCGACTTCGGGAACCATGCGCCCGTGGTGCTCACCCTCAACGGAGGTCCCGATGTTGTGCGGCGGGCAGCCGATGAACTCGTTCACTGGATGTGCGTGGGTCTGTTGCGTGACCGGGCGGCACGGTCCGGGATCCAGTGGGAGAACCACTTCGTCACGGCGTTGGCCACCGGCGATGCGGATCGGCGACTGACCCCGCTGGTCGCGGACGGTCTCGCGGCCTGGCGTCGGTCGGCGCGGGAGGAAGCGACCCGGATGGTCCTCACCCTGCAGGAGCCGTCGGGTGTGGCGTCGGAGACACCTCCCCCGGGGTCCGGGGTATCTGCGGAACCCCGGTGCTGGCGTCTTGGTGTGCGCCTGTCGGCCGACGACGCCCCTGCTGCGGAGATCCCCGCCGCCGGGGCGGACGAGGAGGTGACCCGGCTCCTGCGCCGCGGGGTGGACACGGCACTCCGGGCCTGGCCATTGTTGCGCGAGGCGGCCACGCCGCTGGAAGGATGGTTGCGCACGGGGGTGTGGTTCCCGGAACCGGAGTCGCTGACCGGTCATCCGGCACAGGACCGCGCCCTCGCCTTCGCCCTGACCATGTCAGAGGTGGAACAGCTGCTCACCGACGGGGTGGCGGCTCTGGCGGCGGCCGGTGTGGAGGTCCTCGTTCCCCGGGGCTGGTCCACAGTGCGTCCCCGAGTGCGGGTGAGGATCGCACCGGTGGGCTCCGGGCCGGCGGAGGGGAGGATGGGCATGGACCAGATCCTCTCCTTTGACTGGGGTATCTCGGTCGACGGTGAAGAGCTGTCGCCGTTGCAGAAGCATGATCTGCTCACCTCCGCCCGGTCAGTGGTGGAGGTCAAGGGGCGGTACGTCCGGCTCGACGGGGATTCCCTCTCCCGGGCCCGTAGCTACTTCCGCACCGTCACCGAGGCACAGCGGGCCGCGGAGCAGGCAGCGTCCGATCGGGACGCGGCGGGCGTGGACGAGGACGCACTACATCCTCTGGTCACCCTCGGCGACCTGCTCTCGGCCGAACTCGCGGCGTCCGACCGCCCCTGGGACACCGACGAGGAGCTGGAGATCGACGCCGACGGCTGGGTCGGTCGGATGCTCGCTGCGCAGCATCCGGGCAGCACCTCCGGTGACATGCCGGTGCTCGGTCCGCCGGAGCGGGTCGACGTGCCGTCCACGGTCAGGGTGACCCTGCGCGAGCATCAGCAGCGGGGCCTGAACTGGCTGGTCTGGATGTTCCGGCACCGGCTCGGGGCGATCCTCGCCGATGACATGGGGTTGGGGAAGACCCTCCAGGTCCTGGCCCTGCTCGCCTGGGAGCGGGCGCATGACGAGACCACCGGGCCCACCCTCGTCGTCGCTCCGACGTCGGTGCTGGACGCCTGGACGTCCGAGGTCTCCCGGCATGTGCCGGACCTCCGTGTCCTGGTGGACCACGGGTCGGCCAAGGTGGCGGACGAGGAGTTCCCGGACGCGGTCGGGAAGGTCGACCTCGTCGTCACCAGTTACGGCACCGTCGGCCGCAACCCCGGTCGTTACGGTCAGGTCCGCTGGGGCAGGGTGGTCGCCGATGAGGCGCAGAACATCAAGAACCCTGGCACCGCCCAGTCGAGAGCGGTCCGCGCGCTGGCCGCTGATCACCGCATCGCCCTGAGCGGCACGCCGGTGGAGAACCGGCTGTCGGAGCTGCACACCCTGATGGACTTCTGTAATCCGGGGATGCTCGGTTCGACCAAGGCCTTCCACAACGCCATCGGATCGAAGATCGAACGGGACCGTGACCCGGAGGACGTGGAACGGCTGCGTCGCCTGGTCGACCCGTTCATCCTCCGACGGGTGAAGACTGATGAAAGCCTTGACCTGGGGCTCCCGGAGAAGCGGGAGTTCACCGACCGCGTCCCGCTGACTGATGAGCAGGCGGCCCTGTACGAGGCGTACACCGCGGACATCAACGAGCGGCTGTCCAACAGCCGGACTGAGCGTCGGGCTGGACTGGTACTCACCGCACTGACGCATTTCAAGGAGATCTGCAACCACCCGGCGCACTTCAGCGGGGATGGCTCGGGGCTGAAAAAGGACGGCCGACACCGGTCCGGCAAGGTTGAACGACTGTTCCGGATCATCTCCGCGGCGATCGCCGAAGGACGCAGCGTCCTCGTGTTCACGCAGTTCCCCTCGTTCGGCCGGATGCTGATCCCCGACCTCGAGCATGATTTCGGGATCACGGTACCGATGCTCCACGGTGGCCTGAGCCGCACGGCACGCACGCGCATGGTCGCCGACTTCCAGGAGAGTACCGGGCCGACGGTGATGATCCTGTCGACCAGGGCCGGTGGAACCGGTATCACGCTGACGCGGGCGAGCGTGGTGGTCCACGTCGACCGGTGGTGGAATCCGGCGGTGGAGGATCAGGCCACGGACCGGGCCTACCGGATCGGGCAGGGCCAGGACGTCCGCGTCCACAAACTCATTGCGGTCGGTACCCTCGATGAGAGGATCAACGACATCCTCGGAGCGAAGCGGGACCTTGCCGGCGATGTCGTCAGTGCCGGCGAGAGCTGGCTGACGAGGATGGACGACGCCTCGCTGAAGGACCTGTGGCGGCTCAACCGGGCAACCACCGACCGCCGCTTCGGTGGTCGTGAGGGAGAGGACGCGTTGGCTGAGGCGATGGCGCAGATCGCCGCGAACTGGGCGGAGTTCCAGGAGGACCTGGCGCGTCGGCACGGTGGTCGGGACGCGGCGACGGACGGAGAGGATGACCATGACGGACAGTGA
- the argS gene encoding arginine--tRNA ligase — protein MTPADLSVLIAGAARTVLTDHSFDASVVPDQPVVERPRNPEHGDYATNIALQTAKKAGTNPRELATWIAEALAATDGIDEATIAGPGFINIRLAADAQGRLVTDILGAGASYGTGDDYADQRINLEFVSANPTGPIHLGGTRWAAVGDSLGRILTARGAQVTREYYFNDHGTQIDRFARSLVAAAKGDAAPEDGYGGDYIADIAAQVTAATPDWADHSDEEIQEIFRSQGVELMFAHIKRTLAEFGTEFDVYFHENALFESGAVDKAIGTLKDNGNLYEADGAWWLRSSDFGDDKDRVVIKSDGNAAYIAGDIAYIADKIERGHDLCIYMLGADHHGYIARLKAAAAALGYDPTQVEVLIGQMVNLVRDGKAVRMSKRAGTVITLDDLVEAIGVDAARYALIRSSVDSSLDIDMDLWASQTNDNPVFYVQYGHARLCSLARKAAENGVRLPEDLSTLDLGTLSHDREGDLIRTLGEFPEVLKTAAELREPHRVARYAEHLAGTFHRFYDSCQILPKNDEPTGADTAPVFLARLALATATRVTLGNALGVLGVSAPERM, from the coding sequence GTGACTCCCGCAGATCTTTCCGTCCTTATCGCCGGTGCCGCCCGCACCGTGCTCACCGACCACAGCTTCGATGCGTCCGTGGTGCCCGACCAGCCGGTCGTCGAGCGTCCGCGCAACCCGGAGCACGGAGACTACGCGACCAATATCGCACTGCAGACTGCGAAGAAGGCCGGGACCAACCCCCGCGAGCTCGCCACGTGGATCGCCGAGGCGCTGGCCGCCACCGACGGCATCGACGAGGCCACGATCGCCGGCCCGGGGTTCATCAATATCCGGCTCGCGGCGGACGCCCAGGGGCGCCTCGTCACCGACATTCTCGGCGCCGGTGCGTCCTACGGTACCGGTGACGATTACGCCGACCAGCGGATCAACCTGGAGTTCGTGTCCGCCAACCCCACCGGCCCGATCCACCTCGGCGGTACCCGGTGGGCAGCCGTCGGCGACTCGTTGGGCCGGATCCTCACTGCCCGCGGTGCCCAGGTCACCCGCGAGTACTACTTCAACGACCACGGCACCCAGATCGACCGTTTCGCACGCTCACTCGTGGCCGCGGCCAAGGGGGACGCCGCGCCGGAGGACGGGTACGGCGGAGACTACATCGCCGATATCGCCGCCCAGGTCACTGCGGCCACCCCGGACTGGGCGGACCACTCCGACGAGGAGATCCAGGAGATCTTCCGGTCCCAGGGTGTGGAGCTGATGTTCGCCCACATCAAGCGGACCCTCGCCGAGTTCGGTACCGAGTTCGACGTCTACTTCCACGAGAATGCGCTGTTCGAGTCCGGTGCCGTGGACAAGGCCATTGGAACGCTCAAGGATAACGGCAACCTCTACGAGGCGGACGGCGCCTGGTGGCTGCGCAGCTCCGACTTCGGGGACGACAAGGACCGCGTCGTCATCAAGTCCGACGGCAACGCCGCCTATATCGCCGGGGACATCGCCTATATCGCCGACAAGATCGAGCGCGGCCACGACCTGTGCATCTACATGCTCGGCGCCGACCACCACGGCTACATCGCGCGTCTCAAGGCCGCCGCCGCCGCGCTGGGCTACGATCCGACGCAGGTCGAGGTGCTCATCGGTCAGATGGTGAATCTGGTCCGCGACGGCAAGGCCGTGCGGATGTCCAAGCGTGCCGGCACCGTGATCACCCTCGACGACCTTGTCGAAGCCATCGGGGTGGACGCCGCCCGGTACGCGCTGATCCGGTCCTCGGTGGATTCCTCCCTGGACATCGACATGGACCTGTGGGCGAGCCAGACCAACGACAACCCCGTGTTTTACGTCCAGTACGGGCACGCCCGGCTGTGCTCCCTGGCGCGCAAGGCGGCAGAGAACGGTGTCCGCCTGCCGGAGGATCTCTCCACCCTGGATCTCGGCACTCTGTCCCACGACCGGGAGGGCGATCTCATCCGTACCCTCGGCGAGTTCCCGGAGGTCCTGAAGACCGCTGCGGAGCTGCGCGAGCCCCACCGGGTGGCCCGCTACGCCGAGCACTTGGCCGGCACGTTCCACCGGTTCTACGACTCCTGCCAGATTCTGCCGAAGAACGACGAGCCCACCGGCGCGGACACCGCCCCGGTCTTCCTCGCCCGCCTCGCTCTGGCGACCGCCACCCGGGTGACTCTGGGCAACGCCCTCGGCGTGCTCGGCGTCTCCGCCCCCGAAAGGATGTGA
- a CDS encoding SWIM zinc finger family protein yields the protein MTDSDGRSGGRGSSSRGGRSRLGTPKPEWGDNVIEADFGPRGRERRDRANRVEDAQARITATKAAMAAAGLSPTVADAAARRRDARHREQRGIGRSEGWGARTLLEAVCRQADTARNSRGREYFRSGNVRHLDIEQGEVTALVAGSQPEPFEVSMRWRLLTGNQVAYVRGECLEHADNLSRLLAGKEPRRDVAAVLFRVEDLGDSWCTCPDRSGMCKHRVAVAHAVAEKFSADPVAFLDWRGVDTLRLVDEVGEQEARRHPEVVDLQRREVRPGDRGNSAGDGQVPRPEDEVRYSPAEFWGDLSRLPQWDRLDVEQGLGLGDTDTRNAVVRKVSWNTVDQLRVLDELQSCYDLLTTGHDDIDYSFDNEPWLSDPSGRIGTHD from the coding sequence ATGACGGACAGTGACGGCCGCAGCGGTGGCCGGGGCAGCAGCAGTCGCGGTGGCAGGTCCCGGCTGGGGACACCGAAGCCGGAGTGGGGCGACAATGTCATCGAGGCCGACTTCGGGCCGCGGGGGCGGGAGCGCCGGGACCGGGCGAATCGGGTGGAGGACGCGCAGGCACGCATCACGGCGACGAAGGCGGCGATGGCGGCGGCCGGACTGTCCCCGACCGTGGCCGATGCTGCGGCGCGACGCCGGGACGCCCGGCACCGGGAACAGCGCGGGATCGGCCGGTCCGAGGGATGGGGTGCCCGGACCCTGCTGGAGGCGGTGTGCCGACAGGCGGACACCGCCCGGAATTCCCGCGGTCGCGAGTATTTCCGGTCCGGTAATGTCCGGCACCTGGACATTGAGCAGGGAGAGGTCACGGCTCTGGTGGCGGGTTCGCAGCCGGAGCCTTTCGAGGTGTCGATGCGGTGGCGGCTGCTCACCGGCAACCAGGTCGCCTATGTACGCGGGGAGTGCCTCGAGCACGCCGACAATCTCAGCCGTCTGCTCGCCGGGAAGGAGCCGCGCCGGGATGTGGCTGCGGTGTTGTTCCGGGTGGAGGATCTCGGGGACTCCTGGTGCACCTGTCCAGACCGGTCGGGGATGTGCAAGCACCGGGTGGCGGTGGCCCATGCCGTGGCGGAGAAGTTCTCCGCGGATCCGGTGGCGTTCCTCGACTGGCGGGGGGTTGATACGCTCAGGCTCGTCGACGAGGTGGGGGAGCAGGAGGCGCGGCGCCATCCCGAGGTCGTGGACCTGCAGCGCCGGGAGGTACGCCCCGGGGACCGAGGGAATAGTGCCGGTGACGGGCAAGTCCCCCGGCCGGAGGACGAGGTCCGCTACAGTCCGGCGGAATTCTGGGGCGATCTGTCCCGATTGCCGCAGTGGGACCGGCTCGATGTGGAGCAGGGGTTGGGTCTGGGTGACACCGACACTCGGAATGCGGTGGTCCGGAAGGTCAGCTGGAACACGGTGGACCAGCTGCGTGTCCTGGATGAATTGCAGAGCTGCTACGACCTGTTGACCACCGGCCACGATGATATCGACTATTCGTTCGACAACGAGCCGTGGCTGTCCGACCCATCCGGCAGAATCGGGACGCATGACTGA
- a CDS encoding AAA family ATPase, whose product MLTVHSLTLDHVAGVEHAHLELPDHGVVVVHGPNEMGKSTLLDAFGLLLADVPVSSKSKQVRALKSVTADEATTISADLTVAGYRLTVLKAFNKGSGRCELTVRAPRSESLTGRQAAERFAAILAEGLDTTLLDALTIEQGASLDLLAASGIRTLEQALGEEADTTDAADAADAADAADAADAADAADTSVGQVRDTDAADAVIARIRAVYERYFTPGGKPSKELAAAEKARDKAVADHEAARSAYAKAQNLITEMEQLVAEKAKVVARQPAAVDDAAAAQAELTAGRAVAEKLGHVDRAVAAAQREVDLAEQRMRVREERVRDVTEAEESVAARSRAVEETAQQSDREKEQAVQLRTRITAARREARLATAWAGFVTARTTSQDADKECVDLRERLHKAGEADAEVRDLTDLLNQNPATESAMRDLGIADTAYRQAVSVRDAAATVIDVDGPVDGQINIDGAPDDLEDGHARIRVAARRTIGLGDYTVTVTPARDVSELEDDVVRAAAERNRCLGILGVSDTAHADALADQRKLAEVTLADARLRLARITAGSPLTELSARLESATTQQRQARERMAEALTRIRTEDPEGSVDLPGVPTVTTDDSVETLEDAVTATSAELDAVAEDATRGVEELQENLDRTVRSGAAVRLDVQKAELERAEATRLRLSSALDTERETDPDEVLRAALECRGHELAEAEKRRVEAAASVGEIDVDMLERLADGAAAKVRRLREREVETDKALSRANGALGEHSGVAERLDEADAARERAERSYRRVRRQADAAELLHIEVQAALTRARERYEAPFRAAVERLARNLYGAPVQFEFDGELGVSRRNLDGVTLDIDRLSGGAREQLAVLSRLAVAELVGGGESVPVIIDDALGFSDQGRIGRMNVVLDDLGNEHQIIVLTCDVDRFDGIAGATFVPMSEVLG is encoded by the coding sequence ATGCTGACCGTTCATTCACTGACCCTGGACCATGTCGCCGGGGTGGAGCACGCACACCTGGAACTGCCGGACCATGGCGTGGTCGTCGTCCACGGGCCGAACGAGATGGGGAAGTCCACCCTGCTCGACGCTTTCGGATTGCTGTTGGCCGACGTACCGGTCAGCTCGAAATCGAAGCAGGTCCGCGCCCTGAAGAGCGTCACCGCGGACGAGGCGACGACCATTTCCGCCGATCTGACGGTCGCCGGTTACCGGCTCACCGTCCTCAAGGCGTTCAACAAGGGCAGCGGACGGTGTGAACTTACGGTCCGTGCGCCCCGGAGCGAGAGCCTCACCGGGCGTCAAGCCGCCGAGCGGTTCGCGGCAATCCTCGCCGAAGGTCTGGACACCACACTCCTCGACGCGCTGACGATCGAACAGGGGGCGAGTCTGGACCTCCTGGCGGCGTCCGGGATCCGGACTCTGGAGCAGGCGTTGGGGGAGGAGGCGGACACTACCGACGCTGCTGACGCTGCCGACGCTGCTGACGCTGCCGACGCTGCTGACGCTGCCGACGCTGCTGACACATCCGTGGGGCAGGTGCGGGACACCGACGCCGCAGATGCCGTGATCGCGCGGATCCGCGCCGTGTACGAGCGGTACTTCACGCCCGGCGGCAAACCGTCGAAGGAACTGGCCGCGGCCGAGAAAGCCAGGGACAAGGCGGTCGCGGACCATGAGGCCGCACGTTCCGCCTACGCCAAGGCGCAGAATCTCATCACCGAGATGGAGCAGTTGGTGGCAGAGAAGGCGAAGGTGGTCGCCCGGCAGCCCGCCGCCGTGGACGATGCGGCCGCGGCACAGGCCGAGCTGACGGCGGGTCGAGCGGTGGCGGAGAAACTCGGGCATGTCGACCGGGCGGTGGCCGCGGCACAACGCGAGGTTGACCTCGCTGAACAGCGGATGCGTGTCCGTGAGGAGCGGGTGCGGGATGTGACAGAGGCGGAGGAGTCGGTGGCCGCCCGTTCGAGGGCGGTCGAGGAGACCGCACAACAGTCCGACCGCGAGAAAGAACAGGCTGTCCAGCTCCGTACCCGAATCACCGCGGCGCGACGGGAAGCCCGGCTCGCGACGGCCTGGGCCGGTTTCGTGACGGCACGAACGACGTCCCAGGATGCCGACAAGGAGTGTGTTGACCTGCGTGAACGCCTGCACAAGGCCGGCGAGGCTGACGCCGAGGTCCGGGATCTCACCGACCTGCTGAACCAGAACCCGGCGACCGAGTCGGCCATGCGTGACCTCGGGATTGCCGACACGGCCTACCGGCAGGCCGTCTCCGTCCGAGACGCGGCGGCTACGGTCATCGACGTCGACGGGCCGGTCGACGGGCAGATCAACATCGACGGTGCCCCGGATGACCTGGAGGACGGGCACGCGCGGATTCGTGTGGCCGCACGCCGGACCATCGGCTTGGGCGACTACACCGTCACGGTGACCCCGGCCCGCGACGTCAGCGAGCTCGAGGACGACGTGGTGCGGGCAGCCGCGGAGCGGAACCGTTGCCTCGGGATCCTGGGGGTCAGCGATACCGCACACGCCGACGCCCTCGCTGACCAGCGGAAACTGGCAGAAGTCACCCTTGCCGACGCCCGTCTGCGGCTCGCCCGGATCACGGCTGGTTCACCGCTCACCGAACTCAGCGCCCGGCTGGAGTCTGCCACGACGCAGCAGCGCCAGGCGCGGGAACGGATGGCGGAGGCACTGACCAGGATCCGGACGGAGGATCCGGAGGGGTCGGTGGACCTGCCCGGGGTGCCGACGGTGACGACCGACGACAGCGTGGAGACCCTCGAGGACGCCGTCACCGCGACGTCGGCAGAGCTCGATGCGGTCGCCGAGGACGCCACCCGCGGCGTCGAGGAGCTGCAGGAGAATCTTGACCGCACGGTCAGGTCCGGTGCTGCGGTGCGTCTTGATGTCCAGAAGGCGGAACTGGAACGCGCTGAGGCCACCCGGCTGCGGCTGTCCTCCGCCCTCGACACGGAGCGGGAGACCGACCCGGACGAGGTCCTCCGCGCGGCGCTGGAATGCCGGGGACACGAGCTGGCTGAGGCGGAGAAGCGCCGGGTGGAGGCTGCGGCATCGGTCGGCGAGATCGACGTCGACATGCTGGAACGGCTCGCCGACGGGGCAGCGGCCAAGGTCCGTCGGCTCCGGGAGCGTGAGGTGGAGACCGATAAGGCGTTGTCCAGGGCGAACGGGGCGCTCGGGGAACACAGTGGTGTGGCGGAAAGGCTCGATGAGGCGGACGCCGCGCGGGAACGTGCGGAGCGGAGCTACCGACGGGTCCGCCGACAGGCTGATGCCGCCGAACTGCTCCACATCGAGGTCCAGGCCGCTCTGACCCGGGCCCGGGAACGCTATGAGGCGCCGTTCCGGGCGGCGGTGGAGCGGCTGGCCCGGAATCTCTACGGCGCTCCGGTGCAGTTCGAGTTCGACGGCGAACTCGGGGTGTCGCGCCGCAATCTGGACGGGGTGACCCTGGACATTGACCGCCTGTCTGGTGGTGCCCGCGAGCAGTTGGCGGTGCTCAGCAGGCTGGCCGTGGCGGAACTCGTCGGCGGAGGCGAGTCTGTTCCGGTCATCATCGACGATGCGCTCGGGTTCTCCGACCAGGGGAGGATCGGGCGGATGAACGTGGTCCTCGACGATCTCGGCAATGAACACCAGATCATCGTGCTCACCTGTGACGTCGACCGTTTCGACGGCATTGCCGGGGCGACCTTCGTCCCGATGTCGGAGGTGCTGGGGTGA
- a CDS encoding metallophosphoesterase family protein — protein sequence MTDTPHTPATAEDGERPGHSVRILHTSDWQLGMKRWFLGDEAGPRYQEARLAVIERMFRLAADHDCAAVVVAGDVFDDNLVDDRTWRRGVDILRRSPVPVYLLPGNHDPYDPASIYHDPVFDDLRPTVEVLTDSVPRRVPGTAAPALEIVGAPLLSKYMSADPVAAALRSLRDDGTEAMMADRPVRILVGHGATDSHSSEDDPAVIDVENAAQACRDRVVDYVALGDTHSSTDLHPDGTVRYSGSPEPTAFREEDGGGEGRSGYALIVEVTPATDDPGAPAAVSVTEVEVGVWHFLALDAQINSDEDVTDWVDRLGDLPDPRTTVVKYSLTGTVDLATGARLDREIAACAPSFAALYPRERTMGLHVVPDDEELADARWPGAVGAAARVLSQRTAEGENAARDALRLLYRLSGAELTAGGN from the coding sequence ATGACTGACACACCGCACACACCGGCCACCGCCGAGGACGGCGAACGTCCGGGCCACAGTGTCCGGATCCTCCATACCTCTGACTGGCAGTTGGGGATGAAACGGTGGTTCCTCGGCGACGAAGCCGGCCCCCGCTATCAGGAGGCGCGGCTGGCGGTCATTGAGCGGATGTTCCGGCTGGCCGCCGACCATGACTGTGCCGCGGTGGTCGTCGCCGGGGATGTCTTCGACGACAATCTCGTCGACGACCGGACCTGGCGTCGGGGTGTCGACATCCTCCGGAGATCGCCGGTCCCGGTCTATCTGCTCCCCGGCAACCATGATCCCTATGATCCGGCGAGTATCTACCACGACCCTGTCTTCGATGATCTCCGTCCGACCGTGGAGGTGCTGACGGACAGTGTGCCGCGCCGGGTTCCGGGGACAGCGGCCCCTGCCCTCGAGATCGTCGGCGCCCCGCTGCTGTCGAAGTACATGAGTGCCGACCCGGTGGCAGCTGCGCTGCGGAGCCTGCGGGATGACGGGACGGAGGCGATGATGGCTGATCGACCGGTCCGTATCCTCGTCGGTCACGGGGCGACCGATTCCCACAGTTCCGAGGATGATCCGGCGGTGATTGACGTGGAGAATGCGGCCCAGGCATGCCGTGACCGGGTCGTCGACTATGTCGCCCTCGGGGACACCCATTCGTCCACCGATCTCCATCCGGACGGGACAGTCCGCTACTCCGGTTCGCCGGAGCCCACCGCCTTCCGGGAGGAGGACGGTGGTGGTGAGGGCAGGTCCGGCTACGCGCTCATCGTCGAGGTCACCCCGGCCACCGACGACCCCGGGGCGCCGGCAGCGGTGTCCGTGACGGAGGTCGAGGTCGGCGTGTGGCACTTCCTGGCCCTGGACGCGCAGATCAACTCCGATGAGGACGTCACCGACTGGGTCGACCGGTTGGGAGATCTGCCGGACCCGCGGACGACGGTAGTGAAGTACTCGTTGACCGGGACGGTGGACCTGGCCACCGGTGCCCGGCTCGACCGGGAGATCGCGGCGTGTGCCCCGTCCTTCGCGGCACTGTATCCCCGGGAGCGCACGATGGGGCTGCATGTCGTCCCCGACGACGAGGAACTCGCCGACGCACGGTGGCCGGGAGCGGTCGGTGCGGCCGCCCGCGTGCTGTCGCAGCGGACCGCGGAGGGAGAGAACGCCGCGCGGGATGCCCTGCGCCTGCTGTACCGGCTCTCCGGCGCGGAACTGACAGCTGGAGGGAACTGA